One Paramormyrops kingsleyae isolate MSU_618 unplaced genomic scaffold, PKINGS_0.4 ups33, whole genome shotgun sequence genomic region harbors:
- the LOC140585590 gene encoding uncharacterized protein isoform X3: protein MLLKVKYLSVKKYIKLHEGFTYLEFISEAKSKFGLPDDAQLDIFDETDTAVDEDIFLELVEAHPDLCLTVCERILDFSPLAHSTPSSSDTVSSLTDTISLSSNDNDLREQDIPAGCSRSSKEGSSASEAAKEVENALKRKPGGEDILEEYKAEKSLRHRTRRQLVNILASDMTERHGRIPSRQQREKYALGIITLFPALKDPFSPKGYEHFYDGVRGTGYLAWRLKTMSRSTTKRPVKEISVPQEQGPKRRRSPTTLPQQLDGDACKEAISFLVHSPDEASVFQKMKMTFQHRQDLLHDPQRTADVFKTFPRFLDVKGLVNQDFILLFGAETASKLLEKWDTSIKPKVIKEAKHLTQSADLCRLLKAAEKLTGNDENDWDSDMASLLLLLHLLPPTAGRKRRAKISPSDATDKMVHFHKSCCSIDDHLKEGDGKQPYILAVGRTQSRIDTFYIAVDKQLIPCQATSSLSAFDELFKTHYVLNLSYDESLVHLYSFVQTTIFNIDATSTDESPRVRELRAKILNENNV from the exons ATGTTGCTAAAAGTGAAGTACCTCAGTGTAAAGAAATATATCAAATTGCATGAAGGCTTCACTTATTTAGAATTTATCAGTGAAG CCAAAAGCAAGTTCGGACTTCCTGATGATGCTCAATTGGACATTTTTGATGAAACTGACACAGCAGTTGATGAAGACATTTTTCTTGAGTTAGTGGAGGCCCATCCAGACCTATGTCTCACAGTATGTGAAAGGATTCTAG ATTTTTCTCCCTTAGCTCATTCAACACCATCTTCCTCGGATACAGTATCATCCCTCACGGATACTATATCACTTTCATCAAATGACAATGACCTAAGGGAACAGGACattcctgcaggctgcagtaGATCCAGCAAAGAAGGCAGTTCTGCGTCTGAGGCTGCAAAAGAG GTTGAAAATGCCCTGAAAAGGAAGCCTGGCGGAGAGGATATTCTGGAAGAATACAAGGCAGAAAAATCACTGAGACACCGCACCCGGAGACAGCTAGTTAACATATTGGCTAGTGATATGACTGAGAGACATGG CAGGATTCCCTCCCGTCAGCAAAGGGAGAAGTACGCCCTTGGAATTATTACTCTCTTTCCTGCATTGAAGGATCCCTTTTCTCCAAAGGGCTAT GAGCATTTCTACGATGGGGTGAGGGGCACTGGTTATTTAGCCTGGCGCCTCAAGACCATGTCCAGGTCTACAACCAAACGTCCAGTCAAGGAAATCTCAGTGCCTCAAGAACAAGGGCCAAAGCGCCGGAGATCACCAACCACACTGCCTCAACAACTTGACGGAGATGCCTGCAAGGAAGCCATTTCATTTCTGGTTCACTCTCCTGATGAAGCAAGTGTATTTCAGAAGATGAAAATGACGTTCCAACACCGCCAGGACCTGTTGCATGACCCACAAAGAACTGCAgatgttttcaaaacatttccACGCTTTTTGGATGTCAAAGGACTC GTCAATCAAGACTTCATCCTGCTGTTTGGTGCTGAAACAGCCTCCAAGTTGCTTGAGAAGTGGGACACATCAATCAAGCCAAAGGTTATCAAAGAGGCAAAACATCTGACTCAGTCAGCTGACCTCTGCCGTCTGCTAAAGGCTGCAGAGAAACTCACGGGGAATGATGAAAATG ACTGGGACAGTGACATGGCTtccctgctgctgcttcttcaTCTTTTGCCACCCACAGCTGGACGAAAGAGGAGAGCCAAAATAAGTCCAAGTGATGCAACAGATAAAATGGTGCACTTTCACAAG TCATGCTGCAGCATTGATGACCACCTGAAAGAAGGAGATGGTAAACAACCATATATTCTCGCTGTTGGCCGAACCCAGAGCAGGATCGACACCTTCTACATCGCAGTGGACAAACAACTCATCCCCTGCCAAGCCACCAGCTCCTTGAGTGCTTTTGACGAACTTTTCAAAACCCACTACGTGCTCAACTTATCTTACGATGAATCACTGGTACATCTCTACAGTTTTGTGCAGACTACCATATTCAACATTGATGCTACCTCAACAGATGAGTCACCACGTGTTCGTGAGTTACGTGCAAAAATTTTGAATGAGAAcaatgtataa
- the LOC140585590 gene encoding uncharacterized protein isoform X2: MDMLLKVKYLSVKKYIKLHEGFTYLEFISEAKSKFGLPDDAQLDIFDETDTAVDEDIFLELVEAHPDLCLTVCERILDFSPLAHSTPSSSDTVSSLTDTISLSSNDNDLREQDIPAGCSRSSKEGSSASEAAKEVENALKRKPGGEDILEEYKAEKSLRHRTRRQLVNILASDMTERHGIPSRQQREKYALGIITLFPALKDPFSPKGYEHFYDGVRGTGYLAWRLKTMSRSTTKRPVKEISVPQEQGPKRRRSPTTLPQQLDGDACKEAISFLVHSPDEASVFQKMKMTFQHRQDLLHDPQRTADVFKTFPRFLDVKGLVNQDFILLFGAETASKLLEKWDTSIKPKVIKEAKHLTQSADLCRLLKAAEKLTGNDENDWDSDMASLLLLLHLLPPTAGRKRRAKISPSDATDKMVHFHKSCCSIDDHLKEGDGKQPYILAVGRTQSRIDTFYIAVDKQLIPCQATSSLSAFDELFKTHYVLNLSYDESLVHLYSFVQTTIFNIDATSTDESPRVRELRAKILNENNV; encoded by the exons Atg GACATGTTGCTAAAAGTGAAGTACCTCAGTGTAAAGAAATATATCAAATTGCATGAAGGCTTCACTTATTTAGAATTTATCAGTGAAG CCAAAAGCAAGTTCGGACTTCCTGATGATGCTCAATTGGACATTTTTGATGAAACTGACACAGCAGTTGATGAAGACATTTTTCTTGAGTTAGTGGAGGCCCATCCAGACCTATGTCTCACAGTATGTGAAAGGATTCTAG ATTTTTCTCCCTTAGCTCATTCAACACCATCTTCCTCGGATACAGTATCATCCCTCACGGATACTATATCACTTTCATCAAATGACAATGACCTAAGGGAACAGGACattcctgcaggctgcagtaGATCCAGCAAAGAAGGCAGTTCTGCGTCTGAGGCTGCAAAAGAG GTTGAAAATGCCCTGAAAAGGAAGCCTGGCGGAGAGGATATTCTGGAAGAATACAAGGCAGAAAAATCACTGAGACACCGCACCCGGAGACAGCTAGTTAACATATTGGCTAGTGATATGACTGAGAGACATGG GATTCCCTCCCGTCAGCAAAGGGAGAAGTACGCCCTTGGAATTATTACTCTCTTTCCTGCATTGAAGGATCCCTTTTCTCCAAAGGGCTAT GAGCATTTCTACGATGGGGTGAGGGGCACTGGTTATTTAGCCTGGCGCCTCAAGACCATGTCCAGGTCTACAACCAAACGTCCAGTCAAGGAAATCTCAGTGCCTCAAGAACAAGGGCCAAAGCGCCGGAGATCACCAACCACACTGCCTCAACAACTTGACGGAGATGCCTGCAAGGAAGCCATTTCATTTCTGGTTCACTCTCCTGATGAAGCAAGTGTATTTCAGAAGATGAAAATGACGTTCCAACACCGCCAGGACCTGTTGCATGACCCACAAAGAACTGCAgatgttttcaaaacatttccACGCTTTTTGGATGTCAAAGGACTC GTCAATCAAGACTTCATCCTGCTGTTTGGTGCTGAAACAGCCTCCAAGTTGCTTGAGAAGTGGGACACATCAATCAAGCCAAAGGTTATCAAAGAGGCAAAACATCTGACTCAGTCAGCTGACCTCTGCCGTCTGCTAAAGGCTGCAGAGAAACTCACGGGGAATGATGAAAATG ACTGGGACAGTGACATGGCTtccctgctgctgcttcttcaTCTTTTGCCACCCACAGCTGGACGAAAGAGGAGAGCCAAAATAAGTCCAAGTGATGCAACAGATAAAATGGTGCACTTTCACAAG TCATGCTGCAGCATTGATGACCACCTGAAAGAAGGAGATGGTAAACAACCATATATTCTCGCTGTTGGCCGAACCCAGAGCAGGATCGACACCTTCTACATCGCAGTGGACAAACAACTCATCCCCTGCCAAGCCACCAGCTCCTTGAGTGCTTTTGACGAACTTTTCAAAACCCACTACGTGCTCAACTTATCTTACGATGAATCACTGGTACATCTCTACAGTTTTGTGCAGACTACCATATTCAACATTGATGCTACCTCAACAGATGAGTCACCACGTGTTCGTGAGTTACGTGCAAAAATTTTGAATGAGAAcaatgtataa
- the LOC140585590 gene encoding uncharacterized protein isoform X1 has protein sequence MDMLLKVKYLSVKKYIKLHEGFTYLEFISEAKSKFGLPDDAQLDIFDETDTAVDEDIFLELVEAHPDLCLTVCERILDFSPLAHSTPSSSDTVSSLTDTISLSSNDNDLREQDIPAGCSRSSKEGSSASEAAKEVENALKRKPGGEDILEEYKAEKSLRHRTRRQLVNILASDMTERHGRIPSRQQREKYALGIITLFPALKDPFSPKGYEHFYDGVRGTGYLAWRLKTMSRSTTKRPVKEISVPQEQGPKRRRSPTTLPQQLDGDACKEAISFLVHSPDEASVFQKMKMTFQHRQDLLHDPQRTADVFKTFPRFLDVKGLVNQDFILLFGAETASKLLEKWDTSIKPKVIKEAKHLTQSADLCRLLKAAEKLTGNDENDWDSDMASLLLLLHLLPPTAGRKRRAKISPSDATDKMVHFHKSCCSIDDHLKEGDGKQPYILAVGRTQSRIDTFYIAVDKQLIPCQATSSLSAFDELFKTHYVLNLSYDESLVHLYSFVQTTIFNIDATSTDESPRVRELRAKILNENNV, from the exons Atg GACATGTTGCTAAAAGTGAAGTACCTCAGTGTAAAGAAATATATCAAATTGCATGAAGGCTTCACTTATTTAGAATTTATCAGTGAAG CCAAAAGCAAGTTCGGACTTCCTGATGATGCTCAATTGGACATTTTTGATGAAACTGACACAGCAGTTGATGAAGACATTTTTCTTGAGTTAGTGGAGGCCCATCCAGACCTATGTCTCACAGTATGTGAAAGGATTCTAG ATTTTTCTCCCTTAGCTCATTCAACACCATCTTCCTCGGATACAGTATCATCCCTCACGGATACTATATCACTTTCATCAAATGACAATGACCTAAGGGAACAGGACattcctgcaggctgcagtaGATCCAGCAAAGAAGGCAGTTCTGCGTCTGAGGCTGCAAAAGAG GTTGAAAATGCCCTGAAAAGGAAGCCTGGCGGAGAGGATATTCTGGAAGAATACAAGGCAGAAAAATCACTGAGACACCGCACCCGGAGACAGCTAGTTAACATATTGGCTAGTGATATGACTGAGAGACATGG CAGGATTCCCTCCCGTCAGCAAAGGGAGAAGTACGCCCTTGGAATTATTACTCTCTTTCCTGCATTGAAGGATCCCTTTTCTCCAAAGGGCTAT GAGCATTTCTACGATGGGGTGAGGGGCACTGGTTATTTAGCCTGGCGCCTCAAGACCATGTCCAGGTCTACAACCAAACGTCCAGTCAAGGAAATCTCAGTGCCTCAAGAACAAGGGCCAAAGCGCCGGAGATCACCAACCACACTGCCTCAACAACTTGACGGAGATGCCTGCAAGGAAGCCATTTCATTTCTGGTTCACTCTCCTGATGAAGCAAGTGTATTTCAGAAGATGAAAATGACGTTCCAACACCGCCAGGACCTGTTGCATGACCCACAAAGAACTGCAgatgttttcaaaacatttccACGCTTTTTGGATGTCAAAGGACTC GTCAATCAAGACTTCATCCTGCTGTTTGGTGCTGAAACAGCCTCCAAGTTGCTTGAGAAGTGGGACACATCAATCAAGCCAAAGGTTATCAAAGAGGCAAAACATCTGACTCAGTCAGCTGACCTCTGCCGTCTGCTAAAGGCTGCAGAGAAACTCACGGGGAATGATGAAAATG ACTGGGACAGTGACATGGCTtccctgctgctgcttcttcaTCTTTTGCCACCCACAGCTGGACGAAAGAGGAGAGCCAAAATAAGTCCAAGTGATGCAACAGATAAAATGGTGCACTTTCACAAG TCATGCTGCAGCATTGATGACCACCTGAAAGAAGGAGATGGTAAACAACCATATATTCTCGCTGTTGGCCGAACCCAGAGCAGGATCGACACCTTCTACATCGCAGTGGACAAACAACTCATCCCCTGCCAAGCCACCAGCTCCTTGAGTGCTTTTGACGAACTTTTCAAAACCCACTACGTGCTCAACTTATCTTACGATGAATCACTGGTACATCTCTACAGTTTTGTGCAGACTACCATATTCAACATTGATGCTACCTCAACAGATGAGTCACCACGTGTTCGTGAGTTACGTGCAAAAATTTTGAATGAGAAcaatgtataa